A stretch of Arthrobacter sp. NEB 688 DNA encodes these proteins:
- a CDS encoding NADH-quinone oxidoreductase subunit B — protein sequence MGLEEKLPAGFVLTTLENVVGYMRKASIWPATFGLACCAIEMMAVGTPDYDIARFGMERFSATPRQADLMIVAGRVSQKMAPVVRQVYDQMPNPKWVISMGVCASSGGMFNNYAIVQGVDHVIPVDIYLPGCPPRPEMLLNAIIELHEQIQNSKLGVNRVAAARAAEEAALRATPTSLMAPTHDHLAHLAAPAGKNLLG from the coding sequence ATGGGACTCGAGGAGAAGCTGCCCGCAGGGTTCGTCCTGACGACGCTCGAGAACGTCGTCGGATACATGCGCAAGGCCTCGATCTGGCCGGCGACCTTCGGGCTCGCCTGCTGCGCGATCGAGATGATGGCCGTCGGCACGCCCGACTACGACATCGCCCGCTTCGGCATGGAGCGGTTCTCGGCCACGCCGCGCCAGGCCGACCTGATGATCGTCGCCGGCCGGGTCAGCCAGAAGATGGCGCCCGTCGTCCGGCAGGTCTACGACCAGATGCCCAACCCCAAGTGGGTCATCTCGATGGGCGTCTGCGCGTCCTCGGGCGGCATGTTCAACAACTACGCCATCGTCCAGGGCGTCGACCACGTCATCCCGGTCGACATCTACCTGCCGGGCTGCCCGCCGCGCCCCGAGATGCTGCTCAACGCGATCATCGAGCTCCACGAGCAGATCCAGAACAGCAAGCTCGGCGTCAACCGCGTCGCCGCCGCCCGCGCCGCCGAGGAGGCCGCCCTGCGCGCCACCCCGACCTCGCTCATGGCGCCGACCCACGACCACCTCGCGCACCTCGCGGCGCCGGCCGGGAAGAACCTCCTCGGATGA
- a CDS encoding NADH-quinone oxidoreductase subunit C: MSDAQDPKHLESGEGAPVPDKALDTAATRTDDDPRSSDTAQHTGGGRVVELAGADSEPVQIGERRGMFGATRGQDTTGYGGLVTPTLLPGASPRPYGGYYDEVADLLGTALEAGPGLGAALEKVVVDRGEMTVFVRREHLLEVARVLRDHPGLRFEMCMGASGVHYPGETGRELHVVYPLLSITHGSRRIRLEVTCPDADAHVPSLVSIWPGNDWHERETWDMFGIEFDGHPALTRILMPDDWPGHPQRKDYPLGGIPVEYKGGTVPPPDQRRAYS; encoded by the coding sequence ATGAGCGACGCCCAGGACCCCAAGCACCTCGAGAGCGGCGAGGGCGCCCCGGTGCCCGACAAGGCCCTCGACACGGCGGCCACCCGCACCGACGACGACCCGCGCTCGTCCGACACCGCGCAGCACACCGGCGGCGGTCGTGTCGTCGAGCTCGCCGGGGCCGACTCCGAGCCGGTGCAGATCGGCGAGCGGCGCGGCATGTTCGGCGCGACCCGCGGCCAGGACACGACCGGCTACGGCGGCCTCGTCACCCCGACGCTGCTGCCCGGCGCCTCGCCGCGCCCCTACGGCGGCTACTACGACGAGGTCGCCGACCTGCTCGGCACCGCCCTCGAGGCCGGCCCCGGTCTCGGTGCGGCGCTCGAGAAGGTCGTCGTCGACCGCGGCGAGATGACCGTCTTCGTGCGGCGCGAGCACCTCCTCGAGGTCGCCCGCGTCCTGCGCGACCACCCGGGCCTGCGCTTCGAGATGTGCATGGGCGCCTCGGGAGTGCACTACCCGGGCGAGACCGGCCGCGAGCTGCACGTCGTGTACCCGCTCCTGTCGATCACGCACGGCAGCCGCCGGATCCGCCTCGAGGTCACCTGCCCCGACGCCGACGCGCACGTGCCCTCGCTCGTGAGCATCTGGCCGGGCAACGACTGGCACGAGCGCGAGACCTGGGACATGTTCGGGATCGAGTTCGACGGCCACCCCGCGCTGACCCGCATCCTCATGCCCGACGACTGGCCGGGCCACCCGCAGCGCAAGGACTACCCCCTCGGCGGCATCCCCGTCGAGTACAAGGGCGGCACCGTCCCGCCGCCGGACCAGCGGAGGGCGTACAGCTGA
- a CDS encoding NADH-quinone oxidoreductase subunit D, whose protein sequence is MTTHEHDTVAEDLTVTDPYGASVDDDTEGARVFTVSGGDWNDLVDEATALHEERIVVNMGPQHPSTHGVLRLILELDGETVTEARAGIGYLHTGIEKNMEFRTWTQGVTFCTRMDYLTPMFQEAAYCLSVERLLGIEDRIPERASIIRVMMMELTRVNSHLVALGTGGMEMGATTVMTVGFRERERILRVFEAITGLRMNNAYIRPGGVAQDVPHGAVDMVREVIAELRQGLGELEKLLNENPLLKGRTVGVGYLDLTGCIALGVTGPVLRSTGLPHDLRKSSPYCGYETYDFEVVTRTGCDAYDRLRIRIDEMYESLKIVEQCLVRLQRTEGQPVMVEDKKIAWPAQLAIGGDGQGNSLDHIREIMGTSMEALIHHFKLVTEGFRVPPGQAYVAVESAKGELGCHTVSDGGTRPYRAHFRDPSFNNLQATAAMCEGSQVADVIVAVASIDPVMGGVDR, encoded by the coding sequence ATGACGACCCACGAGCACGACACCGTCGCCGAGGACCTCACGGTCACCGACCCCTACGGCGCATCCGTCGACGACGACACCGAGGGCGCGCGCGTCTTCACCGTCTCCGGCGGCGACTGGAACGACCTCGTCGACGAGGCCACCGCCCTCCACGAGGAGCGGATCGTCGTCAACATGGGCCCGCAGCACCCGTCGACCCACGGCGTGCTCCGGCTCATCCTCGAGCTCGACGGCGAGACGGTCACCGAGGCCCGCGCGGGCATCGGCTACCTGCACACCGGCATCGAGAAGAACATGGAGTTCCGCACCTGGACGCAGGGCGTGACGTTCTGCACCCGGATGGACTACCTGACCCCGATGTTCCAGGAGGCGGCGTACTGCCTCTCGGTCGAGCGCCTGCTCGGCATCGAGGACCGGATCCCGGAGCGCGCCTCGATCATCCGCGTCATGATGATGGAGCTGACCCGCGTCAACTCCCACCTCGTCGCCCTCGGCACGGGTGGCATGGAGATGGGCGCGACGACGGTCATGACCGTCGGCTTCCGCGAGCGCGAGCGCATCCTGCGCGTCTTCGAGGCGATCACCGGCCTGCGGATGAACAACGCCTACATCCGCCCCGGCGGCGTGGCGCAGGACGTCCCGCACGGCGCGGTCGACATGGTCCGCGAGGTCATCGCCGAGCTGCGCCAGGGCCTCGGCGAGCTCGAGAAGCTCCTCAACGAGAACCCGCTGCTCAAGGGCCGCACCGTCGGCGTCGGCTACCTCGACCTCACCGGCTGCATCGCCCTCGGGGTCACCGGGCCGGTGCTGCGCTCGACCGGCCTGCCGCACGACCTGCGCAAGTCCAGCCCGTACTGCGGCTACGAGACCTACGACTTCGAGGTCGTCACCCGCACCGGCTGCGACGCCTACGACCGCCTGCGCATCCGCATCGACGAGATGTACGAGTCGCTGAAGATCGTCGAGCAGTGCCTCGTGCGCCTCCAGCGCACCGAGGGCCAGCCCGTCATGGTCGAGGACAAGAAGATCGCGTGGCCGGCGCAGCTGGCCATCGGCGGCGACGGCCAGGGCAACAGCCTCGACCACATCCGCGAGATCATGGGCACCTCGATGGAGGCGCTGATCCACCACTTCAAGCTCGTCACCGAGGGCTTCCGGGTCCCCCCGGGCCAGGCCTACGTCGCGGTCGAGTCCGCGAAGGGCGAGCTCGGCTGCCACACCGTCTCCGACGGCGGCACCCGCCCCTACCGGGCGCACTTCCGCGACCCGAGCTTCAACAACCTCCAGGCCACGGCCGCGATGTGCGAAGGCTCGCAGGTCGCCGACGTCATCGTCGCCGTCGCCTCCATCGACCCCGTCATGGGAGGTGTCGACCGCTGA
- the nuoE gene encoding NADH-quinone oxidoreductase subunit NuoE, with translation MAGDFGLQTASGHLTVPEESKERYPADVEATFRADAAEVIARYPQKRSALLPLLHLVQSVDGYVTGRGIDLCAELLDLSTAEVSGVATFYTQYKRHPNGEYTVGVCTNTLCAVMGGDEIWDAVSEHLGIGHDETTDDGKITLERVECNAACDYAPVVMANWEFFDNQTPDSTKELVDDLRAGKEVRPTRGPNRLCTFKQVSRTLAGFSDGLADEGVGAGPASVLGLEIAKRNGWTAPEGDGARAGSSGEASGSTASDKAAGSTEVTPASDDAQADKAEPAAQRDETDDTPGEKHEGDAKADKASDDTTPAADAGPAVVSTGDGVQGLARQAEAKADAVDVAPGQKSEPTGKARRAVVSAQTASVPAEHDASPEATLFDATGDDTDDSDGKGK, from the coding sequence ATGGCCGGTGACTTCGGTCTGCAGACCGCTTCCGGGCACCTCACGGTGCCCGAGGAGTCCAAGGAGCGTTACCCCGCCGACGTCGAGGCGACCTTCCGCGCCGACGCCGCGGAGGTCATCGCCCGCTACCCGCAGAAGCGCTCGGCGCTGCTGCCGCTGCTGCACCTCGTGCAGTCGGTCGACGGCTACGTCACGGGTCGGGGCATCGACCTGTGCGCGGAGCTGCTCGACCTGAGCACCGCCGAGGTCAGCGGGGTCGCGACGTTCTACACCCAGTACAAGCGCCACCCCAACGGCGAGTACACGGTCGGCGTCTGCACCAACACGCTGTGCGCGGTCATGGGCGGCGACGAGATCTGGGACGCCGTCTCGGAGCACCTCGGCATCGGCCACGACGAGACGACCGACGACGGCAAGATCACCCTCGAGCGCGTCGAGTGCAACGCGGCGTGCGACTACGCGCCCGTCGTCATGGCGAACTGGGAGTTCTTCGACAACCAGACGCCCGACTCCACCAAGGAGCTCGTCGACGACCTGCGCGCCGGCAAGGAGGTCCGCCCCACCCGCGGCCCGAACCGCCTGTGCACCTTCAAGCAGGTCAGCCGCACCCTCGCGGGCTTCTCCGACGGCCTCGCCGACGAGGGCGTGGGCGCCGGCCCGGCCTCCGTCCTCGGCCTCGAGATCGCCAAGCGCAACGGCTGGACGGCTCCCGAGGGCGACGGCGCGCGCGCCGGGTCCTCGGGTGAGGCCTCCGGGTCGACGGCCTCCGACAAGGCCGCGGGCAGCACCGAGGTCACCCCGGCCTCCGACGACGCGCAGGCCGACAAGGCCGAGCCCGCCGCCCAGCGCGACGAGACCGACGACACCCCCGGCGAGAAGCACGAGGGCGATGCGAAGGCCGACAAGGCCTCCGACGACACCACCCCCGCGGCCGACGCGGGCCCCGCCGTCGTCTCCACCGGCGACGGCGTCCAGGGCCTCGCCCGCCAGGCCGAGGCGAAGGCCGACGCCGTCGACGTCGCCCCGGGGCAGAAGTCCGAGCCGACCGGCAAGGCCCGCCGCGCCGTCGTCTCCGCGCAGACGGCCAGCGTCCCGGCCGAGCACGACGCCTCGCCCGAGGCGACCCTCTTCGACGCCACCGGCGACGACACCGACGACAGCGACGGGAAGGGCAAGTGA
- the nuoF gene encoding NADH-quinone oxidoreductase subunit NuoF, whose product MTALTPILSRDWDHPTSWTLATYRDGGGYRALDKALSMEPADILAMVKDSSLRGRGGAGFPTGMKWSFMAPPDGGPRYLVVNADESEPGTCKDTPLMMANPHVLIEGIIISSMAIGCEHAFIYLRGEVVHVYRRLLRAVEEAREAGLLGADVKGSGRSVDITVHAGAGAYICGEETALLDSLEGRRGQPRSKPPFPGAAGLYARPTSVNNVESIASVPGIILEGVDWFTGMGTEKSTGFGIFSVSGHVKNPGQFEAPLGITMRELIELCGGMRDPEKKLKFWTPGGSSTPLFTDEHLDVPLDFESVAAAGSMLGTRALQVFDETVCVVRAVDRWTDFYKHESCGKCTPCREGTWWLKQILGRLEHGEGSEEDLDKLLDICDNILGRSFCALGDGATSPITSSIQYFRDEYVAHLTHGGCPFDRAASTLWATAGGAKETVSA is encoded by the coding sequence ATGACCGCGCTGACCCCGATCCTCAGCCGCGACTGGGACCACCCCACGTCGTGGACGCTCGCCACCTACCGCGACGGTGGTGGCTACCGCGCCCTCGACAAGGCCCTGTCGATGGAGCCCGCCGACATCCTCGCGATGGTCAAGGACTCCAGCCTCCGCGGCCGCGGCGGCGCCGGCTTCCCGACCGGCATGAAGTGGTCCTTCATGGCCCCGCCGGACGGCGGCCCCCGCTACCTCGTCGTCAACGCCGACGAGTCCGAGCCGGGGACCTGCAAGGACACCCCGCTCATGATGGCCAACCCGCACGTGCTCATCGAGGGCATCATCATCAGCTCGATGGCCATCGGCTGCGAGCACGCCTTCATCTACCTGCGCGGCGAGGTCGTCCACGTCTACCGCCGCCTCCTGCGCGCCGTCGAGGAGGCCCGCGAGGCCGGCCTGCTCGGCGCGGACGTCAAGGGCTCCGGGCGCAGCGTCGACATCACCGTCCACGCCGGCGCCGGCGCCTACATCTGCGGCGAGGAGACCGCGCTCCTCGACTCGCTCGAGGGTCGCCGCGGCCAGCCGCGCAGCAAGCCGCCGTTCCCGGGTGCGGCGGGCCTCTACGCCCGCCCCACGTCGGTGAACAACGTCGAGTCCATCGCGTCCGTTCCCGGGATCATCCTCGAGGGCGTCGACTGGTTCACCGGCATGGGCACCGAGAAGTCGACGGGCTTCGGCATCTTCTCGGTCTCCGGCCACGTGAAGAACCCCGGCCAGTTCGAGGCGCCCCTGGGCATCACGATGCGCGAGCTCATCGAGCTCTGCGGCGGGATGCGCGACCCGGAGAAGAAGCTGAAGTTCTGGACCCCCGGTGGGTCCTCGACGCCGCTCTTCACCGACGAGCACCTCGACGTGCCGCTCGACTTCGAGTCGGTGGCCGCCGCCGGCTCGATGCTCGGCACCCGCGCGCTGCAGGTCTTCGACGAGACGGTGTGCGTCGTGCGCGCCGTCGACCGCTGGACCGACTTCTACAAGCACGAGTCCTGCGGCAAGTGCACCCCGTGCCGCGAGGGCACGTGGTGGCTCAAGCAGATCCTCGGCCGGCTCGAGCACGGGGAGGGCAGCGAGGAGGACCTCGACAAGCTCCTCGACATCTGCGACAACATCCTGGGCCGCAGCTTCTGTGCCCTCGGTGACGGCGCGACGAGCCCCATCACGAGCTCGATCCAGTACTTCCGTGACGAGTACGTCGCCCACCTGACCCACGGAGGCTGCCCGTTCGACCGGGCCGCCTCGACGCTGTGGGCCACGGCCGGCGGCGCGAAGGAGACCGTCTCCGCATGA
- a CDS encoding NADH-quinone oxidoreductase subunit G, which translates to MTATPETQAPVELVALTIDDVEVSVPKGTLIIRAAESAGIDIPRFCDHPGLDPVGACRQCLVEVWMPGRPGPDGTPGEPTQMQGPPGRMKPQASCTMTVAPGMVVKTQYTSEGADKAQKGVMELLLINHPLDCPVCDKGGECPLQNQAMSNGRSTSRFEDVKRTYPKPINISSQVLLDRERCVLCARCTRFSDQVAGDPFIALVERGALQQVGIYEEKPFESYFSGNTVQICPVGALTGSAYRFRSRPFDLVSTPSVCEHCASGCATRTDHRRGTVLRRMATADPLVNDEWNCDKGRWAFAYASTADRLEYPMVRGEDGELRVASWREALERAAEGLRGTKAGVLVGGRVSAEDAYAYGKFARTVLGTNDVDFRARPHSAEEADFLASTVVGTGPEGGAVTYADLERAGQVLLVGFEPEDESPIVFLRLRKAYRKHKTRVFAVSAVATRGLAKMGGTLIPTAPGTEPEVLRALGEGSGTEVVEEAARGLREGGIVLVGERLAMVPGALSAAAALADSTGARLAWVPRRAGERGALEAGALPTLLPGGRPVADDAARSEVAAAWQVASLPQAPGRDTAGIVAAAASGELGALVVGGVDPADLGSDAAAAALAAPFVVSLEIRRSAVTEHADVVLPVAAHAEKGGSFVDWEGRVRAFEAALDTSYVSDYRALEMLADEMGEFLGTRTLREVRSEMQSLGPWAGARPAAPSAEAGEVPELTEGTLVLATWRHLLDRGTLQDGEPFLAGTAPAPVARISATTAAALGVVDGDHLTVRAAQTSVTAPVLVSEMADHVVWLPTNSQGCDLRATLAGAPGALVTVSKEGAR; encoded by the coding sequence ATGACTGCCACGCCCGAGACCCAGGCCCCGGTCGAGCTCGTCGCGCTGACCATCGACGACGTCGAGGTGTCGGTGCCCAAGGGCACCCTCATCATCCGCGCCGCCGAGAGCGCGGGGATCGACATCCCGCGCTTCTGCGACCACCCGGGCCTGGACCCCGTCGGCGCCTGCCGCCAGTGCCTCGTCGAGGTGTGGATGCCCGGCCGCCCCGGCCCCGACGGCACCCCCGGCGAGCCCACGCAGATGCAGGGCCCGCCCGGCCGGATGAAGCCGCAGGCCTCCTGCACGATGACCGTCGCCCCGGGCATGGTCGTCAAGACGCAGTACACGTCCGAGGGCGCCGACAAGGCGCAGAAGGGCGTCATGGAGCTGCTGCTCATCAACCACCCGCTCGACTGCCCGGTCTGCGACAAGGGCGGCGAGTGCCCCTTGCAGAACCAGGCGATGAGCAACGGCCGCAGCACCTCGCGCTTCGAGGACGTCAAGCGCACCTACCCCAAGCCGATCAACATCTCCTCGCAGGTGCTGCTCGACCGCGAGCGCTGTGTCCTGTGCGCGCGCTGCACCCGCTTCTCCGACCAGGTCGCCGGTGACCCGTTCATCGCCCTCGTCGAGCGCGGCGCGCTGCAGCAGGTCGGCATCTACGAGGAGAAGCCGTTCGAGTCCTACTTCTCCGGCAACACCGTCCAGATCTGCCCGGTCGGCGCGCTGACCGGCTCGGCCTACCGCTTCCGCAGCCGCCCGTTCGACCTCGTGTCGACCCCGAGCGTCTGCGAGCACTGCGCGAGCGGCTGCGCCACCCGCACCGACCACCGCCGCGGCACGGTCCTGCGCCGGATGGCCACGGCCGACCCGCTGGTCAACGACGAGTGGAACTGCGACAAGGGCCGCTGGGCCTTCGCCTACGCGAGCACCGCCGACCGCCTCGAGTACCCGATGGTCCGGGGCGAGGACGGCGAGCTGCGCGTCGCGTCGTGGCGCGAGGCGCTCGAGCGCGCGGCCGAGGGGCTGCGCGGGACCAAGGCCGGCGTGCTCGTCGGCGGTCGCGTCAGCGCCGAGGACGCCTACGCCTACGGCAAGTTCGCCCGCACGGTGCTCGGCACGAACGACGTCGACTTCCGCGCCCGCCCGCACTCGGCCGAGGAGGCGGACTTCCTCGCCTCGACCGTCGTCGGCACCGGCCCCGAGGGGGGCGCCGTCACGTACGCCGACCTCGAGCGGGCCGGCCAGGTGCTCCTCGTCGGCTTCGAGCCCGAGGACGAGTCGCCGATCGTCTTCCTGCGCCTGCGCAAGGCGTACCGCAAGCACAAGACCCGCGTCTTCGCCGTCTCCGCGGTCGCGACCCGGGGCCTGGCGAAGATGGGCGGCACGCTCATCCCGACCGCTCCCGGCACCGAGCCCGAGGTGCTGCGCGCCCTCGGCGAGGGCTCGGGCACCGAGGTCGTCGAGGAGGCCGCCCGCGGCCTGCGCGAGGGCGGCATCGTCCTCGTCGGCGAGCGCCTCGCGATGGTCCCGGGCGCGCTGAGCGCCGCGGCGGCCCTGGCCGACTCCACGGGGGCCCGCCTCGCGTGGGTGCCGCGTCGGGCGGGGGAGCGCGGTGCGCTCGAGGCCGGCGCGCTGCCGACCCTCCTGCCCGGCGGCCGTCCGGTCGCCGACGACGCCGCCCGCTCCGAGGTCGCCGCCGCGTGGCAGGTCGCCTCGCTGCCGCAGGCCCCGGGCCGCGACACCGCGGGCATCGTCGCCGCGGCCGCGTCCGGTGAGCTCGGCGCGCTCGTCGTCGGTGGCGTCGACCCGGCCGACCTCGGCAGCGACGCCGCGGCCGCCGCGCTGGCCGCCCCGTTCGTGGTCTCCCTCGAGATCCGTCGCTCCGCGGTCACCGAGCACGCCGACGTCGTCCTGCCCGTCGCGGCGCACGCCGAGAAGGGTGGCTCGTTCGTCGACTGGGAGGGCCGGGTCCGCGCCTTCGAGGCCGCGCTCGACACCTCCTACGTCAGCGACTACCGCGCCCTCGAGATGCTCGCCGACGAGATGGGCGAGTTCCTCGGGACCCGCACGCTGCGCGAGGTGCGCTCCGAGATGCAGTCGCTCGGCCCGTGGGCCGGCGCGCGTCCGGCCGCCCCGAGCGCGGAGGCCGGCGAGGTCCCCGAGCTGACCGAGGGCACCCTCGTCCTCGCGACGTGGCGCCACCTGCTCGACCGCGGCACCCTCCAGGACGGCGAGCCCTTCCTCGCGGGCACCGCCCCGGCGCCGGTGGCCCGCATCTCGGCGACCACCGCGGCGGCGCTCGGCGTCGTCGACGGCGACCACCTCACCGTGCGCGCGGCGCAGACCTCGGTCACCGCGCCCGTCCTCGTGAGCGAGATGGCGGACCACGTCGTCTGGCTCCCGACCAACTCGCAGGGCTGTGACCTGCGGGCGACCCTCGCGGGTGCACCCGGTGCGCTCGTCACCGTCTCGAAGGAGGGTGCACGATGA